One part of the Sardina pilchardus chromosome 5, fSarPil1.1, whole genome shotgun sequence genome encodes these proteins:
- the ugt5d1 gene encoding UDP glucuronosyltransferase 5 family, polypeptide D1 gives MGSGTLQSVENVALKAAFLLAMFVQTCNGGNILVFPVDGSHWVNMKILMEELHAKGHSMTLIRPSTSWYIPETSPLCTVITVPDEIRFDDFFDVYLKRQIEFLKGEASVLKFLSIQWEFFDMLSNAHHLLCNLLSRMIDDRELIQRLQNEKFDLVLTDPAISAGVMLAHYLKLPLVLNARWICSGEGHFAIAPSPLSYIPVPGSGNSDDMTFSQRVKNVFFYGIMLIQDMYVVRPHYKELCHKHFDEDCDVLAYTQEADIWLMRLDFVFDFPRPTMPNVVYMGGFQCKPSKALPDDLEAFVQSAGEHGFVIMSLGTLVKGLPSEMADEIAAAFAKLPQKVIWRHLGERPSTLGNNTMLVQWMPQNDLLGHSQIKAFVAHGGTNGVQEAIYHGVPVLGVPLFFDQFDNLLRVRERGGGLILDLSELNQHTFHASLQEITQNPSYRENMQRLSRLHRDQPMGPLDQAVFWIEFVMRNKGAAHLRTDSYKMPWYAYHSVDVIVTLLSLFGLLVLTTVATIRYLCCRLCCRKKIKRE, from the coding sequence ATGGGGTCCGGTACTTTGCAATCTGTAGAAAATGTAGCACTGAAAGCTGCTTTTCTTTTAGCTATGTTTGTGCAAACCTGCAACGGTGGGAATATCTTAGTCTTCCCCGTGGACGGCAGCCACTGGGTCAACATGAAAATTCTGATGGAGGAGCTGCACGCCAAGGGTCACAGCATGACCCTCATCCGTCCGTCCACGAGCTGGTACATTCCGGAGACATCTCCCCTCTGCACCGTCATCACCGTCCCGGACGAGATCcgatttgatgatttttttgatGTCTACTTAAAGAGGCAAATAGAATTTCTGAAGGGGGAGGCGTCTGTGCTGAAATTCCTCAGCATTCAGTGGGAGTTCTTTGATATGCTGTCGAATGCCCACCACCTCCTTTGCAACTTGCTGTCACGAATGATCGACGACAGAGAGCTCATTCAACGACTGCAGAACGAAAAATTCgacctcgtcctcactgatccgGCCATCTCTGCAGGGGTCATGCTAGCCCACTACCTCAAGCTTCCCCTCGTACTGAACGCGCGCTGGATCTGTAGCGGCGAGGGTCATTTCGCCATCGCTCCCTCCCCTCTGTCCTACATCCCTGTTCCTGGATCAGGCAACTCTGACGACATGACTTTTTCCCAAAGGGTGAAGAACGTCTTCTTTTACGGCATAATGCTGATTCAGGACATGTATGTAGTGAGACCACATTATAAAGAGCTATGCCATAAGCATTTTGATGAAGATTGCGATGTTCTCGCCTACACTCAGGAGGCTGACATCTGGCTGATGAGGCTGGACTTTGTCTTTGACTTTCCCCGGCCCACCATGCCCAATGTGGTCTACATGGGGGGGTTCCAGTGCAAGCCATCCAAAGCCCTCCCAGATGACCTGGAGGCTTTCGTTCAGAGCGCAGGGGAACATGGGTTTGTTATCATGTCCCTGGGGACTTTGGTCAAAGGACTCCCCAGTGAGATGGCCGACGAGATAGCGGCCGCATTCGCAAAACTGCCGCAAAAGGTCATCTGGAGGCATCTGGGCGAAAGGCCATCGACGCTGGGCAACAACACCATGCTGGTGCAGTGGATGCCCCAGAACGACCTCCTGGGCCACTCCCAGATCAAGGCCTTTGTCGCCCACGGGGGCACGAACGGAGTTCAGGAGGCCATCTACCACGGCGTGCCTGTCCTCGGCGTCCCGCTGTTTTTCGACCAGTTCGACAACCTGCTGCGCGTGAGGGAGAGGGGCGGTGGGCTGATCCTGGACCTGTCCGAACTGAACCAGCACACCTTCCACGCGAGCTTGCAGGAGATCACACAGAACCCCAGCTACAGGGAGAACATGCAGAGGCTGTCCCGACTCCACAGGGACCAGCCCATGGGCCCGCTGGACCAGGCCGTGTTCTGGATCGAGTTCGTCATGAGGAACAAGGGAGCCGCCCATCTACGCACTGACTCCTACAAGATGCCCTGGTACGCCTACCACTCAGTAGATGTCATCGTGACGCTGCTGTCTTTGTTTGGGCTCCTTGTGCTGACTACTGTAGCAACTATTAGATATCTGTGTTGCAGACTGTGCtgcagaaagaaaataaagcgCGAGTGA